The sequence below is a genomic window from Canis aureus isolate CA01 chromosome 26, VMU_Caureus_v.1.0, whole genome shotgun sequence.
GGGAAAAATGTATGCAGGCAGCAGGCCTGGGGGCTGGCTTCTGGCTTCGGTCTGGGGCCTGCAGAAGCTGTTGGCATGCTAACCCTGCCCAGGCAAAAGCTGTAATAGTGCTGGGACAAAGGGTCACACTTTGGATAGGTGCTGCTGGTACCAAATCTAAGTTTAGTTCCATTCAGGGCCCTAGGGAACCAGCACTACTACTGAACTCCTGCAGACAAACCTCCACCATCCCAAAGTGCTGGTCACAGGAGAGGATATGGGGGAATCACTCCTTTGTTAGCCTGGGCCTGCTGCCTAAGCCCCCAGCTGTGGATAGTCACACTTTTCCCACTCAGTGATTATGTACCTGGGTCAGGGTTAGTCACTGAAGTCTTTTGTCTTTATCACATGCCTCCATCTCGGGAAGTGAGGGGGCCCATGGAGAAGGGTGGGAGGGACTTTTGTGCTCCTTGAAAGGATAAGCAATTCATAactcctctgggcctctgtttatTAGAATTAGTCTACAAGTTAGGGCCTGGCAATTAGAATGCATCTGTGCCCCCGAAGCACTGCAGAAAAACACATCTGACTGAGTCAGGACCCGGAGATACCAGTGGTAACCCAAGGTGGAAGCCCCAAACATGCTCCAGGGAGCCTGTCCACTAACTtgcaggagaaaagagaagaaatctgtTAACTTTGCTCTCAGTTCTTGAGATAAAGTGCTTAATCTAGCGCAGGGGAAATCTAGAAACAAATGTGGGCAATCCCTTACAGTGGATCCTTAAATAGGTGCTAAAACTAAAGGACGATAATAAAAACCAAACTCGGGTTCCCTCACAAGGGAGCCAGCCCCAGCCGGGAGCTGGCTAGACACAAGGTAGCGGCGCGTGGTCTTCCTACATCATCCTCTGGAGCTCCTCAAAGTTCAGCAGGTTGTTGGCTGTATCTGACCAGGCAGCGTGCTGGGCTCCATCCATCTCAGAAGCAAGCTGATTGCTCCTTTCCAGAGTATGATTGATGCCCCCAATCACCTCCTTACAGTCGGGACATGTTCCTCTCTGCATGGCTCCCCCACAATCGCTAATCACATATATGTGGCCATTGGGGCACTTGAACCAGTGGCCACGAGGAAAACCCATAGCACTGACTATCTGcactctttcttcctctgagaTGCCCAGGCCGGAGCAGGGAAGGGTGGTTTTCAGAGCTTCCATCTTTTTCTGCACAAGTTGTTCATCCTCCCGGGTGAACTTACATGTTCTCTCAAGGATCTTCCGGACACTGTGGACCTCCTCTGCTGTGCTACTGCTCATCTTCCCCTCTGCTATCTTACAACGGGACAGGAGGTTTACCAAGTATGTGAGCCTCTGGATTTCACTTTGGAAGTCATCCAATTCCTGGCTGGTAAAGCTCAAACGCTTCTTGGTAAGCCATTCATGGACCTGTTCTAGTCGAGTCCCCAGTCTCTCCTGCTCTAATACATGCACCTTTTTCAGAGAATTCCACAGGCCAGCCAAGTAGTCATAGAAGCTGATATAATTCTCAACAAGGCCCAGGTCCCTCACGGACAGATTTTTCTGGGCCAGCTTCTCCTTCAACATCAGAAAGTCTTCAGGAAGCAGCTGGTGGAGGAGGCTCTTGCTCTCCAGCAAGACCTTAAGCCGTTCCTGGCTGGTTGCTATTTCCCCTGCGGAGCCCTGAATCTTTTCCTTGACAATTTCAATCTCTTCCAGCCGCTGTTTGATGCTGGTTCCATACCGCAGGTTTTTACGGATGGGTACCTGGCAGATAGGGCAAACCTTCAACTTGATGGCAACTTCATCATCCTTCTGCTCATTCATGTAGCGATCCAGGGCTTGCACCTCAAAGATGTGGCTGCAATCTTCTAGCTGCACAAAGCGGGCATCAGGCTCATCCTCAAAGCCAAATAATATTTGGGTGACTTCTTCCTGGTGGCAGACACGGCACTTCTTGGGACATGGTTCCCCACACAAACCGATGCAGGGGTGGCCGCAAGCCAGCAGCTTAGTACAAGGCACATAGCATGGGGGTCGGTCGCAGGGTTCAGAGCAGAGTTTGGTGCACTGGTAGTGCTGGCAGCGCCAGACACAGGGTTCCACGCAGGGGCTACAGAGTTCCCCACACTTTTTCTTGCACTGGCTGTGAACACAGCGGTTCTGGCAGGTCCGCTGGCAGGGTGGGCACTCACGAATGCATGGCTCCTGGCACTTGTGTGAGCAGATGAGCAGGCGTTTGCAGGGCTGCTGACAACGCTCATGGAAGCGCCCTTCGAAGCAGCTGTGGCAGGTGCCAGGACAAGGATGCCCGCAGTCCAAGATGGTACCACACTTGGTGGTGCACTTGACTGGCAGGTCATACATGAGGTCTTCCACATTACCACACTTCACCTGCTGGCTGTGCCCACACTTAAGTTTCACGGTGACCATTTCTGAACACAACCGCACACAGTCTTCCCCACAGGGGTGGCTGCATCTGTGCCCGCATTTCAGAACCTTGGGGCAAGGCTCTTGGCAGCAAAAATCTGACTCAGGCATGGAACACGGAACCATTTGTTCGTGGCCGCACCGAACAATGATTTTGCGCACCTTCACCTGACAAGGCTGACACTCCTGGAAGCAAACAAGAGGGCACCGGTGCCCATCTTGGCAGATGACCTTCTGGCATGGCTTCATGCACTGGAACTCCTTGTGTGAGGAATCATAGGGGTGGCAGGCACGGGTGCAGACGTGTCCACAGCCCAACCGGAACTCACAGGGTAGGCTGCAGCCTCCTTCGGGCACTTTTTGGAAATCAGAAGCTTTGGATACGAAGGTGTGGGTATCAGGATGGTTCTGGCAGCACAGCTGGAGTGTGCGACCTATTTGATTGTTCTCTCGAAGGGTATGGATGATCTTGCTCCACAAGGGCACCTTGGCCAGCATCTGCATGTTTCCAATGCAGTACATCCCCTTCTTGGCACGGGACAAGGCCACACAGATGCGGTTGGATATCTGGAGAAAACCCACCTTGCCTTCCTGGTTGCTCCGCACTAATGAGAGAAGAACAATGTCATTCTCTTCTCCTTGGTATTTGTCAACCACATGGACCTTGACCCCAGCAAACGTCTTGGCTGGCATGAGCTTGCGCAGGCAGAAGAGCTGCCCGGTATAGGTGGTGAGGATGGTGATCTGGGAGGGCAGGTACTCCTGGCACAGGAAGTACTTGCACAGCTCTACCACAAAGCGAGCCTCATGCTGGTTCTGGTGGCTTTTGCCTTCTTGGATTTCCTGTTCAGGAAAGTTGTGTTCTACAAAGAAAAGGTTGGAAGAGACtccctagaaaagaaaaaaagtgataacATTAGGTTCACTCATGCGATTTTTTTCTATCTTCGCATGTATGGACCACGGACTCTACTCCAGGGAGAGACCTTGCAAGgttttttgtatactttgtaCAACACTTTAAATTTAGAGTCAGTCACCATGTGCTTTCTTTTGGGACCATGACAAGTAGGGAAAGGGATAAagaatttgttttagtttttaatatatttgatataaatattaaaataacctCCACAATCCAACTATTATAGTCCAGGAAATAGGCAGCACCTATGATGAAGATGTTGAGGGAGCAGCTAACTTATAAGCACTCAACTGTGCTGACCGCTTGACACACATTATCTTCCTCAAAACAATAATGAGGCAGCACCCATTATTCTCACTGTACAGAAGACCCTGACACTCAGAATTGGTATTGGTATATAACTTGCTAAAAAGTTACAAAGCTACTACTAAGTGGCAGAGATGGGCTTCAAAAacaattccagggatccctgggtggcacagcggtttggcgcctgcctttggcccagggcgtgatcctggagacccgggatcgaatcccacgttgggctcccggtgcatggggcctgcttctccctctgcctgtgtctctgcctctctctctctctctctctctgtgtgactatcataaataataaatacataaaaaaatttaaaaagaccaattatcatttaaaaaaaaaaaaaaaaaaaaaaacaattccagggggggaaaacaaacaaacaaacaaaacaaaaaaccattccaggggatccctgggtggctcagcggttaagtgcctgcctttggcccaaggcatgatcctggactcccgggatcgagtcctgcatcaggcttcctgcatggagcctgcttctccctctgcctgtgtctctgtctctcatgaataataaaacaacaacaacaaaatcaaaccattccatgtctctttctctcaacttctatattatttttccccttaataACCAGCTTTTAAAAAAGCTGACTCTAGTCCCTTTTGAAAACCCTTTTTCATCCTAAGGAAATACAGCCTCCTAGGTTGTTGATTGCATCACAGAAAGATAAGGAAAGGCAGACTTAcctttatcttttcatatttgaGAACAGAGGGATGATTCTCCAGATCCTGGTAAATATAGGGGGTCAAGAGACGGGCAATTTCAGGGCGCATGCGGTGCTGAAACGACATATTTGTCATTAGAAACATGAGCGGAGAATAAACGGACCATTTCTAGAGACTAGGTTGCTAGTGAAAAATCTGGAAGTATTGTGAAAAGAACAGGGAGGAAAGAGCAGAATGTAAACAGCTCCTTCGTCCAACACAAACTCAACACAGGCTGATCTTGtggtattttaaaacagaaaagaagtctGGCAGTCACTGCATTACtaaaccagttttatttttatgagaccTTTCTTGCTGGCAGTTGGCAAGCTCCCAGGAGACTTCTGGACATTTGGTAGGGTAATAAGAGAGGTTCCGCTTCTTACCTGGTAATTCAGACGGACAAAGGGAATGTTTACTTTCACCAGCCGTTCAAAGAGGGATACCTCAAGGTTGAAATTCTTGGCTAGATCATACACGTTGGCACTGGGGCGCAGCTGAGAAAAGAAACATGTGTGATAACTCTCTATTGACAtattttatccatccatccacccacccacccatcagATGTTTTTTAAGTGTcttgtatgtgccaggcactgttctaagtactgACAGGCTAAGGATAAAGGGCCACAAGGGTCATGAAGGCAAGAATTAAAGGTGATGTGACAGAGTGCCTAGGGGTAGGAGCTCCTTAAATAAAGGCCGAAGAGTGATATCTGAGTTGATGCCAGCATGGAGGATGATGCCTATCATTTGAAAAGTAGGCCATaagagggagcagaaggagagtaGGGGCTGCGAACAGAGTGAGCAAATGAGATGGTGATAGGAGAAGTCAGAGAAACAGGCTGGACCTAAGAATATTTGCCTTTGTAGTCCACTTTAAGAAGCTTGATTtttagggcagcctcggtggcttagtggtttggcgccaccttcagcccagggtgtaatcctggagaccaaggatcgagtcccgtgttgggctccctgcatggagcctgcttctccctctgcctgtgtctctgcttctctctctgtgtctctcatgaatgaatgaatgaatgaatgaatgaatgaatgaataaataaataagcttgaTTTTTATATTAGGAAAATGGGAAATCACTGGAGGGTCTTAAGCTGCAGAGTGAcatatctgctttttaaatttaaattcactgGCTCCTTTATAAAGAAATTGGGATGAGAGGACAGCAAAAACGGAAGTACAGAAACAGGGAGCAACTACTCAAACAGTTCACTTAAAAGATCATTGTAGATTATAATAGTAGTCGAGGAACAGATTGAACGAATGACACTTCCTCTGAAATATACCCCAAATCCAAGAACACTTGCTCTTAGGTTGAATGTAGAAGGTGAGGGAAAGAAGAATCACAGAAAACCACTAATAAGCTTAAAGATGGATGAAGCAGAGAGGCCAGGATCTTCTGTCCAAGCGCACCCCTCAGCCATCTCTCTTCATCTTATAGGGGCTCCTGCCCTACCTGCTGATGGTCCCCAATCAGAATGAGGTGCTGGCAAGCTTTGCTCAGTGTGGCAATGGTGTGGGCCTCTAGGACTTCAGCAGCCTCTTCTACAATGACAATCCGAGGCTCCACCTTCTGCAGGATCTGACGGTATTTGGCAGCACCTGgagtcaagaaaaaaagaggctcCCTGAGTTGACACACTGGGCCCTGTGACAACTGAGCCCCCACATTCACCCAAGGCTGTGACCACCATTGAATGAGAGAGCAAGTGCTGCTGAGTGGTCTCCAGAACATGACACACTTGTTGGCCACTGCTGGGGTTCTGAATGCAGCAGGAACAAGTGAGTATATTTCATCATCAGTTCCCTAAACACAGCTTGCTTTCAGTAGCTTTTCATGGCCTCTTCTCCCTAGCCTATTAACAAAGCTCCTCTTTACCAGTCCTAGATGATGTGACAGGAGCTTGGAACCAGTGGTGAACAGCTGGAACAGGTAAATTCCCCATGATTTCTTACCTGTCGTTGTCATTCCTACAACCTGGGCATCTTTCAGGATGTGCAGGTCTTCCTGGAGCCTCAGCTCAGCCATTCTCTCTGCTGATGTGCGGTACTGGCGCTCATAGTTGAGGATTTTTCGGCGGGTGTCAGCCTGATACATCTGTAGCCACAGCCTGGAGAAAGTGAAGAACCAGATAGAGGAAGATGTATGCTCTTTAAGGCGGCAGAGGAACCCCCTTCAGTGTTTATAAAGTGGAACCTAGACCCCTGAGGGGCGCACggaccacagagagagaggaaggagagacttAGGTTTACAGGGACCCAAGAGTCCAAAATGCCCAACAAAAAGATGTGCAGAGACATACACATAGGTGGCCAAGAGCTAAGGAACGGAGGATAAAGAATGAGAGGTTAATAATTGAGAAGAGAGCAAGGGACTTCAAAAGCTTCAAGTATGGGaggcctgggtgactcggtggttgactgtctgtctttggcccagggcatgatcctggaatcccaggatcgagtcccacatcgggctccctgcgaggagcctgcttctccttctgcctatgtctctgcctctctctgtgtctctcatgaataaataaaatcttaaaaaaaaaaaaaaaaaaaaagcttcaagaaTTTCTCACAAAttctccctgccccatccctaCCTGAGTCCTCTCCCCTAATTCTCCAGTCTTATATTACAAGTAAAACATCAGGTCACTACTCTGCTGTAAAACATTTCAAAAGCTTTTCAATACACTTCAAAAAGTGGCTTTTGATAATTCAGGCTCCTAAGCTTTGCCCCATAAGACTCTGCAGTCAGGCCCCTGCCCCACCACTAtgactttccatttctctctctgagCCATAGGCATGCTTGGCTGCCTCCTTTCCATTTCTCAAACAGCCATACTCCTTCCCAAGTCAAGTCTTTATGCATGTGGTCCCCATAATTTCATCTGCTCCCCATTCCCGGCTGGTCTTGCTCATGTCTACTAATCCTTCAGATTTTCCCTCCAATGTCACTTTCCGGGATACCTCAGACCAGCTCAGATCCCATGTTAATATTCTTAGCACCCCTTGCTCCTTTGTGTTTATATCcatttgtaactttttatttgtGCCATTAATTAATCTATCTCCCTGGACAGACTTTAAGCTCAGTAAGGGTAGAGCCTAGTGTTTGTTTCATCTGAAGGCTGCACTCCTAGCAATCAGCTCAATGGGGGTATGCAACCAATCATTAGTTAACATTGTTGAAGGTTGAGATGGAATGACCGGGGTTATGTTTCAGAACAAAAAAGGAATCCCTTGGGGAAATTACATGGGCTGGTTGGGGGGGGGCAAGAGTGGGGAGTGCACATAATACCTATACAGCTGCCAGCGAGAATTCAGGTCCAGCTGCCAAACATCTTGGATTTCACTGGCCTCAGCCTCAGTCATGGTGTTCAGTTTGCGAAGTTCAACCTttactttcttcttcattttctttttctggttacGCTGGGTCTGTGGACATCAATACCAGCCAGGGTTACCATCCGACAGAGGTGGGCCCAGTTCTAAGACCAAGATGGCCAGAACACATTAAAAAAGGAGCTGCCACCTTGGAAGAACTTCCTTGAATGTATCACACTCTCCTCACACATACTCCACTGCAGAATGGCTAAATGAGGGCTCTGGACCAGTCTGCCTGGGTTCAAAGCCCCATCAACCTCTTATTAAGTTGTGGGACCTTGAGTAAGTTATTCAACCTCTGCATGCTTCAGCATCCccttcaataaaataataacaaaggtACATGTTCACAGGGTTGCTGAACTGAAGGAATACATACATGGAAAGCATCTGGAATACTGCTGACATCAATTACCACTCAACATCTTTTGACCACATTCTATTTCTCATTCCTAAAACATAGGTCATGAAAGTAGTAAATGTGTCTTTCTTGCTGAATGCCGTACAAGACCTGCTAAACTGGTCTTCACGTCATCATAGTACCTTCAACAAATTGGTGAAAGGCACCATTTAGAGGGAAATGCTCTCCTCTGGCTCTGTTACTAAGCCTGAAGCCATGAGCCTTTAGGAGGATTGGCGTGGAAGATGAATGTCACAATATTATGGACCTCTgccaactttaaaaatcaaacaaatcaaTTCCTCCTACGGCCATGTGGCAGATAAATACTTAATCCATAATTCCACACAGTGGGATCAGATTCTATCCATCATGCACAGTGATGCTGAACTGGACTAGAAGATCAGTTCAAAGCCAGCAGACTTTGAATGCCTTTTTAAAGGCCAGTTCAAAGCCAGCAGACTTTGAATGCCTTTTTAAAGGCATTCAAAGTTGCCTTTAAAAGTCCCTTAAATCATCAGTGGAGGTCAGAAAATGTTGAGTATCCAGTCCTCTACTGTCATAGCAATGCATGGCAGATTCTGAGGATCAATTGCTTCTACCAAAGGAACGAAAAGAGAGAAACTCTGGGTGTCCATACTTTTCTGGCTTTAAGAGAAACATCAGATTCCGGGGTGAATGAAGGATGAGTATTCCACCCAGCCTGTACAGCTTGCTTCGTTctgttttatttgaattctctcAAGTTTTAATGCACTGTTCATAAAGCTCATttgtatttgagaaaataatatcCATGAAAGTACTAAGCATTGAGATCATGAAGTGTTTGATCTAATCCACATGTGGTGCATTTTTCTAAAAGTTCAAGAAAAGCATTTGGTTACCTGCTTCCTGTTTCTCTAAGTTGGAATTTCTTGCTAGGTCCCCTCTGAAGGGCCATAATTTTTATACTCTTGGGAACTGGACCCTTCTTATACCACAGGTtgtaaaaatgggtaaaataagtTAACTGTGAGGACAAGCTGAACATGCTGTTGTACGAGAAGTGGGTGATAACAAGGGGCTGCAGTTCTAGTCAGAACAGATGTTCTCAGGCCTGTTTCGGAAGAGCTCAGCCCCCACCCACCTGGGCAGTAGTAACTGAACTCTCATTTCCCATTCTGTTAGGGCTTCCAGAGGCCATGAGCAAATGAGTTTACCTCCCACTCTCCTGTGGTTTGCTCCTGCCCAGCTGCTGTCCCGGGGCCATAGTTGTCTAGTCTCATGGCCAGAAGCACTTTAGCCAACTCGTGGACTGCcccattctcttccttcttccgCCGCCGGGGCCTCaccacctcttcctcctcaaTCACCCGGTCTGCTTGAATTAGGTCAGCCTCCTCTGGGATCTCAATCAGTGcaccctcctcttccccttcttcttcctcctcctccacttctgCCTGGGCTAGGAAGAAAGCAGGCAGGACAGCAGTGAAACTCTTGAAACCAAAGCAAGATGGCACTTATACAAGAGCTCACATGCATGAAGATGGTCTCAAGGGCTTTAAATGGTTATTTTATGAGGGAAATTGGGAGAAATGGGAGTTAGGGGAGGGAGACTTAaatactttttcattgttttttaaaagccatagAAATATATCCCTGTGTAAGAAAGGTCTTACTTTCTTAATGTTAAATACACAAAAGAGAGTATACAAATAAGCAATTTAAGAgataataaattcataaaaagaaCATCTAGGTACCTCCCACCCAATTTAAGGAGAAAATCACCCATATTTCTTGAAGACCTTATGGACTCGTCTAGCATAAGTTTTATATTGCtcgttcttcctctgcctttaaGAGAACTTTAccacatatataatgtatacacatCTCTAAATAACACATCGTCTAGTTTTTTTTTGAGCTCTCTACAAACAGAATAATATTGTATACATTTTCCTACAGCTTGCTTTTTCATTCAGcctgtttttgagattcatatgTTGCCATATACGCTatgattcattcctttttactgttGTACAGTATTTTATGATCTGAATGGAGGGTAAATGACTCATCCATTGTACACGTGTTGATGAACATGAGTTCTGTTTTTCTATTACTATAAAGTGGTTGTGCCAATTAACCACTAGCATGGTTCCTACTGCTCCACATTCTAAGTGTAGTGTTATAGCAAACTTGCAAATTTTTGCCAATATAGCgtataatatctcattgtggttttagctCCTCTAATTTCTAGTGAGCCTTCTTCATGTTTAGTGACcattagaatttattttgtgaTGTCCTTGTAAAATGTCTTTTATCTATTTTCCTATCAAACTATTACTTGTCTCTCGATTGattatagttctttatatattctaagtaTTACTTTTAAGTTTTACTCTCTGGTTTATACCATATTGCACCTTAAGATGTGATTTGAGGTAGACATGCACTCTTACTTGTATTTTCAGGTCCTGCTGGTGCAACATTTTGGGTGAATGAACTGACACCCAGACCCAGCCACTCCAGCATCATGGAATGCTTCCAGCCCTGGAAGCAAATCCATTCACTATCCTGAGGAAGGAATAAATTATCAGTCACAAGAGTTCTATGATAACCAGTGTAAAGGAAAGGTTTCCATGAAGGACTGAAAGTAGTTCTCTAAAAATTTAGAGGCTGTAAGTTGGCAACCCTCGGGCAACTGGATCATTAAATATGACTtgcacagaatttaaaaaaaataaaaacttcctctCACAATAAAATCAAGATCTATGGCAGCAACAAGCCTACATTCGAAAATGGCAACGAATGACTGGAAGTGGGTTGCTTACCACTTCTTTTTCTGGTCTGCCAAGTGCTCTCTCTACCTTCAAGTGTCTCACATCTAGCCTGCTTTATTCATTTACAAATCATGATTGACCCCTTCAGGATTCTGGGTTTGTAACCCTAGAAATCACCAACTCATTGATAAGAGCTACCATTTCGCTGGGTTCCTGGCCAGCCACTTTAGAGAAATCATGTTACTTCTTAGAATATCCTTTGAAAGCATTATTATTACCCCGTTTGACTATTGAGAGACCTAAGGATCATAGTGGCCAAGGCACACAGTCTGTAAGACTTAGGTCTGCTGACTTCAAGGCTCTCTGTATAGTGCTAGGTTGCCTTGTTATGATTTTACTAACAATCACTTAAAGCACACTAATTACGTAGTTTACGAATATTAACTTGCTTATCTAAATAACAATCCCATAAAAATTACATTGATCTGTAAGAAATTGCCATTTTTGCAagtcaaatttataaatattagcaATTTCATATAGTTCAACTTAATGTTATTATCATCCCCACTCTatataaaagaggaaggaggTACAAGAAGAATTAAGTAACCTGCCCTACAGCAAAACCAGAATTCATATCCAGCAAGCTAGCTCCAGTCTTGCGCCTAACTAGTATACTAAGAAGCCACCTCTCCTCATGAAAAGGTACTTCTCACATTATGGTAGCATCAGATTATCAAAACAGCTAATGCTTTGGATTATTGCTTCTGCTGGAGACTCCCTCCAAGTACTAAGGTAAGAGAGATGCTTAGAGCCCCCAGGATGACCCTTACTTGTACAGGTCCATTCATTAAGCTTTTCCAATGCTGGGGGGATATATATTTCTCCAGGTGCTGTTCCCGTAGTACACCACGCATAGTGCACTCCAGGGTCTGGGCCCCTTCATGCAGCTCTTGCTCTGACTCTTTCATTTGTGTCACAATCTGCcaagaacagagggaaagaaaattgaAGTACCATCATCCCCTAACCTCAATTCCTgccatgaaagaaaacaaaacgaaGACACAGGAACAGCAAGAAGAGATAACAAACTAGTCaacaggggaatccctgggtggctcagcggtttggcgcctgcctttggcccagggcgtgatcctggagtcccgggattgagtcccgcatcaggctccaggcatggagcctgcttctccctctgcctgtgtctctgcctctctctctctatcataaataaataaataaatcttaaaaaaaaaaaaaaaaaaaaactagtcaaCAAACCAATTTCCAAGCACATTACTGTGGTCTCAAAACCATAGGattattatctaaaatatctaaggggatccctgggtagctcagtggtttagtgctgcctttggcccagagcgtgaccctggagacccgggatcaagtcccacatcgggctccctgcatgcagcttgcttctccctcagcctgtgtctctgcttctctttctctctgtgtctcccatgaataaataaatctttaaagaaaaaaaaaaaaaaaagactcctacttaccaataagaaaacaattaatCCAACAGGAAAACAGGCCAAGGATATTGTTGCAGagacttctctcttttccttggtTTTCCTTGGTAATAATAACTGACTTTTGTCTGGGTACACTGCTGCCCACCTAGAAGACTGGAAAGGGTGGTATGCCctttctgtcctttctccatCTGAATTATGAGGGGCCAGGTCAGCACATGGGCCCAGCAGAGTGGACTGTTGGAAGGAAGCTGGGTCCTTCACCTCTCTGTGTAGTGCTTCTCCCTATGGCCCCTGGACTGTGTACCCAGAGGGCCATTACTCTCCAGCCTATCTCCACCTGGAGCTATCTCAGCTACTCCACACCAGGACTCACACTCATGTAGGCTCTCCGGAGGTGCATGGGGAGGCTGCGGCGGAACTCTCGTTTATTCCTCAGTTCCCTCAAGGTGAACTGCTTCAGGATTTCACTGTTGCTCCTTCCACCTACCCGCACGATGCTAGTCTTCTGACACTTGTATATGCCTGTAAGGCAGAGCATAGCAGGTAAGAAGAGCTATGCTAGACTCTCTCAGGTGGGAGCTCTACATGTTTGGAATGCTGTCTCAGGTGCTCCCTTAGAGAACACACTGGTGCTTACAGGAATCTACCCTAGAGATGAAATGCCCTATGCAACAATAGTGTGGTGCTTAAGAACACAGGGT
It includes:
- the ZNFX1 gene encoding NFX1-type zinc finger-containing protein 1, translating into MEDRRPCVEARPRNPYTNHRGSVDGELPPRARNQANNPPANALRGGPNQPGRQPRATNRAVPVRQREERFGAMGRNPHQGRRNHEGHSSDEPRGQRRSQENDARRRNGNQEGRNHRPPWSDENFQQWRTPHQKPAEQPQPVKKLGYKFLESLLQKDPSEVVITLATSVGLKELLSHSFMKSNFLELICQVLRKACSSKMDRQSVLHVLGILKNSKFLKVCLPNYVVGMITEPIPDIRNQYPEHISNIISLLQDLVSVFPASSVQETSMLISLLPASLNALRASGVDIEEETEKNLEKVQTIIEHLQEKRREGTLRVDTYTLVQPETEDHVESYRTMPIYPTYNEVHLDERPFLRPNIITGKYDSTAVYLDTHFRLLREDFVRPLREGILELLQSFEDQGLRKRKFDDIRIYFDTRIITPVCSSSGIVYKVQFDTKPLKFVRWQNSKRLLYGSLVCMSKDNFETFLFATVSNREQEDLCRGIVQLSFNEQSQQLLAEVQPSDSFLMVETTAYFEAYRHVLEGLQEVQEEDVPFQRNIVDCDSYVKEPRYLLMGGRYDFTPLIKSPSATGESLRSAESLRHSRVNVLDPSQWPSKEALKLDDSQMEALQFALTRELAIIQGPPGTGKTYVGLKIVQALLTNEPVWQISVQKFPILVVCYTNHALDQFLEGIYKCQKTSIVRVGGRSNSEILKQFTLRELRNKREFRRSLPMHLRRAYMSIVTQMKESEQELHEGAQTLECTMRGVLREQHLEKYISPQHWKSLMNGPVQDSEWICFQGWKHSMMLEWLGLGVSSFTQNVAPAGPENTTQAEVEEEEEEGEEEGALIEIPEEADLIQADRVIEEEEVVRPRRRKKEENGAVHELAKVLLAMRLDNYGPGTAAGQEQTTGEWETQRNQKKKMKKKVKVELRKLNTMTEAEASEIQDVWQLDLNSRWQLYRLWLQMYQADTRRKILNYERQYRTSAERMAELRLQEDLHILKDAQVVGMTTTGAAKYRQILQKVEPRIVIVEEAAEVLEAHTIATLSKACQHLILIGDHQQLRPSANVYDLAKNFNLEVSLFERLVKVNIPFVRLNYQHRMRPEIARLLTPYIYQDLENHPSVLKYEKIKGVSSNLFFVEHNFPEQEIQEGKSHQNQHEARFVVELCKYFLCQEYLPSQITILTTYTGQLFCLRKLMPAKTFAGVKVHVVDKYQGEENDIVLLSLVRSNQEGKVGFLQISNRICVALSRAKKGMYCIGNMQMLAKVPLWSKIIHTLRENNQIGRTLQLCCQNHPDTHTFVSKASDFQKVPEGGCSLPCEFRLGCGHVCTRACHPYDSSHKEFQCMKPCQKVICQDGHRCPLVCFQECQPCQVKVRKIIVRCGHEQMVPCSMPESDFCCQEPCPKVLKCGHRCSHPCGEDCVRLCSEMVTVKLKCGHSQQVKCGNVEDLMYDLPVKCTTKCGTILDCGHPCPGTCHSCFEGRFHERCQQPCKRLLICSHKCQEPCIRECPPCQRTCQNRCVHSQCKKKCGELCSPCVEPCVWRCQHYQCTKLCSEPCDRPPCYVPCTKLLACGHPCIGLCGEPCPKKCRVCHQEEVTQILFGFEDEPDARFVQLEDCSHIFEVQALDRYMNEQKDDEVAIKLKVCPICQVPIRKNLRYGTSIKQRLEEIEIVKEKIQGSAGEIATSQERLKVLLESKSLLHQLLPEDFLMLKEKLAQKNLSVRDLGLVENYISFYDYLAGLWNSLKKVHVLEQERLGTRLEQVHEWLTKKRLSFTSQELDDFQSEIQRLTYLVNLLSRCKIAEGKMSSSTAEEVHSVRKILERTCKFTREDEQLVQKKMEALKTTLPCSGLGISEEERVQIVSAMGFPRGHWFKCPNGHIYVISDCGGAMQRGTCPDCKEVIGGINHTLERSNQLASEMDGAQHAAWSDTANNLLNFEELQRMM